The Sesamum indicum cultivar Zhongzhi No. 13 linkage group LG2, S_indicum_v1.0, whole genome shotgun sequence genome contains a region encoding:
- the LOC105156627 gene encoding 60S ribosomal protein L18a: protein MVTYKFHQYQVVGRGLPTETDEHPRIYRMKLWATNEVRAKSKFWYFLRKLKKVKKSNGQILAINEIFEKNPTTIKNYGIWLRYQSRTGYHNMYKEYRDTTLNGAVEQMYTEMASRHRVRHHCIQIIKTATIPAKLCKRESTKQFHDSKIKFPLVFRKVRPPTRKLKTTYKASRPNLFM from the exons ATGGTGACTTACAAG TTCCATCAGTATCAGGTGGTGGGGAGAGGTCTGCCGACGGAGACGGATGAGCACCCGCGGATTTATCGTATGAAACTTTGGGCCACAAATGAAGTCCGCGCCAAGTCCAAATTCTG GTATTTCTTGAGGAAGCTTAAGAAGGTGAAGAAGAGCAATGGTCAGATTCTTGCTATAAATGAG ATATTTGAGAAGAATCCAACTACAATCAAGAACTATGGAATCTGGTTGCGGTACCAAAGTAGAACCGGTTATCACAACATGTACAAAGAGTACCGTGATACCACCTTGAATGGTGCTGTCGAGCAGATGTATACTGAGATGGCCTCCCGTCATAGGGTCCGTCATCACTGCATCCAAATTATCAAGACAGCCACTATTCCTGCTAAGCTTTGCAAGAGGGAAAGTACCAAGCAATTCCATGACTCTAAGATCAAGTTCCCATTGGTGTTTAGGAAGGTGAGGCCACCAACCAGGAAGCTTAAGACCACTTACAAAGCATCCAGGCCAAACTTGTTTATGTAA
- the LOC105156628 gene encoding polygalacturonase At1g48100, protein MKKAKTSSLVFLFLLWLFVLTALSTISIEARKNHGKKSKMHKSKRHNQNSPPNRANSPASAPAPLPQFGTYPTQSRVFNILSFGAKANGVSDDSKALLAAWKSACKVPGGVVAIPAGLKFLIKPVTLQGPCMPNLVLQIDGTLLAPPKIGSWPKSSLYQWINFKWLQNFTVQGAGTADGQGSNWWSSSQNDQKKRVKCIPAMKPTALRFYEGYNVTVRDIRIINSPLCHLKFDNSKRVKVNNVTISAPESSPNTDGIHLQNSQDVEILHSDIGTGDDCVSIQTGCSNIHVHHINCGPGHGIXXXXXXXDKSVACVSNIVVENIIMQNTLYGARIKTWQGGLGSVKNVTFSNIQVSDVKVPITIDQYYCDKNVCKNQTGAVAISGVTFNQIIGTYAVQPIHLACSNSIPCTDVDLISIRLEPSPQYRGFQQALCWNSYGKSFGPLAPASMDYCVRSGSDFVKRIARSHDASCW, encoded by the exons ATGAAGAAAGCCAAAACCTCATCTCTTGTCTTCCTCTTTCTGCTTTGGCTTTTTGTTCTCACTGCACTTTCGACCATATCGATTGAGGCAAGAAAGAACCATGGCAAGAAAAGTAAAATGCATAAGAGTAAGAGACATAATCAGAACAGCCCTCCAAACCGTGCAAACTCACCGGCTTCTGCACCAGCTCCTTTGCCTCAGTTTGGTACCTATCCAACTCAGTCGCGTGTGTTCAACATTTTGTCGTTTGGAGCTAAGGCTAATGGAGTTTCTGATGACTCCAAG GCACTTCTAGCAGCGTGGAAATCTGCTTGCAAGGTACCCGGAGGTGTTGTGGCAATACCTGCAGGGTTGAAGTTTCTGATCAAACCTGTAACACTTCAAGGGCCATGTATGCCGAATCTTGTTTTACAG ATAGACGGGACTCTTTTAGCGCCTCCAAAAATCGGGTCATGGCCAAAATCTAGCTTATATCAATGGATAAATTTCAAGTGGCTTCAGAATTTTACTGTCCAGGGTGCAGGCACAGCTGATGGCCAAGGCTCAAACTGGTGGAGTTCTTCACAGAATGACCAA AAGAAAAGAGTGAAATGTATTCCagccatgaaaccaact GCATTGAGATTCTATGAAGGCTATAATGTCACGGTTCGTGATATTAGAATCATAAATAGTCCTTTATGTCACCTAAAATTCGACAACTCTAAAAGAGTGAAGGTCAACAACGTCACTATTTCTGCTCCTGAAAGCAGCCCAAATACTGATGGAATCCACCTGCAGAACTCCCAAGATGTCGAAATACTGCATTCTGATATTGGAACCG GAGATGATTGTGTGTCTATACAAACAGGTTGTTCCAACATTCATGTCCATCATATAAATTGTGGCCCTGGTCATGGAATA NNNNNNNNNNNNNNNNNNNNAGACAAAAGTGTTGCATGTGTCTCCAACATTGTAGTCGAGAATATCATAATGCAGAACACTCTATACGGTGCAAGGATCAAAACATGGCAG GGAGGTCTTGGATCAGTGAAAAACGTGACATTTTCCAACATCCAGGTCTCTGATGTTAAGGTTCCAATAACTATTGATCAGTACTATTGTGACAAGAACGTGTGCAAGAATCAAACAGGGGCAGTGGCAATATCAGGAGTTACGTTTAATCAGATAATCGGGACATATGCTGTGCAGCCTATCCATCTAGCCTGCAGCAATTCAATTCCATGCACAGACGTGGATTTGATTTCCATCCGACTGGAACCCTCACCGCAATACCGCGGATTTCAGCAAGCATTGTGCTGGAATTCTTATGGCAAATCATTTGGGCCCCTTGCTCCTGCAAGCATGGACTATTGTGTAAGAAGTGGAAGTGATTTTGTCAAGAGAATAGCAAGATCCCATGATGCTAGTTGTTGGTAA
- the LOC105156629 gene encoding high affinity nitrate transporter 2.5 has product MEISQGGDDSYQKKFALPVDSEHKATEFRLFSVAAPHMRAFHLSWISFFACFVSTFAAPPLLPIIRDNLDLTATDIGNAGIAAVSGAVFARIAMGTACDLFGPRLASASLTLLTAPAVYCTSIANSAVSFLLVRFFTGFSLATFVSTQFWMSSMFSARVVGTANGVAGGWGNLGGGATQLIMPLVFDLIHHIGATKFTAWRIAFFIPALFQTLSAYGIFFLGQDLPDGNYSQLHKSGDKHKDNFAQVFHHAVTNYRGWILALTYGYCFGVELTIDNIIAQYFYDRFNVNLHTAGIIAASFGLANLFSRPGGGMLSDLMAKKFGMRGRLWTLWIVQTLGGVFCILLGKVGSLGVSIAVMLIFSVFVQAACGLTFGVVPFVSRRSLGIISGMTGGGGNVGAVLTQVIFFRGSRYSTETGLTLMGVMIICCTLLITLIHFPQWGGMFCGPASKSTTEEDYYMSEWNSAEKEQGFHKASLKFSENSRSERGKRIGSAPTPNNSTPDTYV; this is encoded by the exons ATGGAGATATCTCAGGGTGGAGATGACTCttatcaaaagaaatttgCGCTTCCGGTGGATTCTGAACACAAGGCCACTGAATTCAGGCTATTCTCAGTGGCTGCACCTCACATGCGGGCATTTCATCTGTCCTGGATTTCTTTCTTCGCATGTTTCGTCTCCACTTTTGCTGCTCCACCGCTGCTACCTATCATCCGAGACAACCTTGACCTGACAGCCACTGACATTGGAAATGCAGGAATAGCGGCTGTTTCAGGCGCAGTGTTTGCTCGAATTGCCATGGGGACAGCCTGTGACTTATTCGGGCCTCGTCTTGCTTCTGCATCTCTCACTTTACTCACTGCACCAGCAGTTTACTGCACTTCCATCGCCAATTCTGCTGTCTCGTTCCTTCTGGTCCGCTTTTTCACTGGTTTCTCCCTTGCGACGTTTGTGTCGACCCAATTCTGGATGAGCTCCATGTTCTCTGCAAGGGTCGTTGGCACGGCCAATGGCGTTGCAGGCGGTTGGGGCAATCTTGGAGGTGGAGCAACGCAGCTGATCATGCCCCTAGTGTTTGATCTCATCCATCATATTGGTGCAACCAAATTCACAGCATGGAGAATTGCGTTTTTCATCCCTGCCCTGTTTCAGACTTTATCAGCATATGGTATTTTCTTTCTGGGCCAAGATTTACCAGATGGGAACTACTCACAACTTCATAAATCAGGAGACAAGCACAAAGACAATTTCGCACAGGTTTTCCATCACGCAGTCACAAATTACAGAGGATGGATCTTGGCTTTGACTTATGGTTACTGCTTCGGCGTTGAACTCACAATAGACAACATAATTGCGCAGTACTTTTACGATAGATTCAATGTGAACCTTCACACAGCTGGAATTATTGCAGCCAGTTTTGGGCTGGCAAATCTTTTCTCCAGACCTGGAGGAGGGATGCTGTCGGATCTTATGGCAAAGAAGTTTGGAATGAGAGGAAGGCTGTGGACTCTGTGGATCGTCCAGACGTTAGGCGGAGTTTTCTGCATTCTTTTAGGCAAAGTGGGATCTTTGGGTGTATCAATTGCTGTGATGCTCATATTCTCCGTCTTCGTTCAAGCTGCCTGTGGGCTTACCTTTGGTGTTGTTCCTTTCGTTTCAAGAAG GTCTTTAGGCATTATATCTGGGATGACTGGTGGCGGTGGAAACGTAGGCGCAGTTCTAACTCAAGTAATTTTCTTCAGAGGATCGAGATACTCCACAGAAACAGGGCTAACATTGATGGGGGTCATGATCATATGTTGCACCTTACTAATTACATTGATACACTTCCCACAATGGGGTGGAATGTTCTGTGGACCCGCGTCTAAAAGCACAACAGAAGAAGACTACTACATGTCTGAATGGAATTCAGCAGAGAAAGAACAAGGTTTCCACAAAGCTAGCTTGAAATTCTCAGAGAACAGCAGAAGTGAAAGAGGTAAAAGGATTGGATCAGCGCCCACGCCCAACAACAGCACTCCCGATACATATGTCTGA